A section of the Roseivirga sp. BDSF3-8 genome encodes:
- a CDS encoding S8 family serine peptidase, whose protein sequence is MRKLYLFIFLFISTSILHGVQAQKVYFQPSEENLVERGENEQPIQGLPQYAEDRLFVKFENLDRVAVGEFSNRAEKNAVMGKSSMANRVASTLANPAVLSFQRALPGAESADVAGIYTIAVDQKMSTASDLVSELQNVPGVVYAERAPIYYSMEVPNDPLVGLQYSLPGTHSFRAFDAFTGSGRIVVAVVDDAVLTSHEDLADNIWINPGETGMDAEGNDKASNGIDDDGNGYVDDWRGWDAADNDNDPNPPITPTPGQGNQARPGFFFHGTFVAGIVGAVTGNGIGKATTSYNQVEIMAVKATINETTNVRSLNNTFGAVQYAVAAGAQVVNMSFGGSSFSQAYQDLINYGTSQGMVFIAAAGNDGADVVQYPAAYDNVIAVANTTSNDLRSGSSNFGDWVDIAAPGSSVLSTAPNLDDPNGTYQYSSGTSFSSPHVASLTALVLAQNPSLTPAEVEALLENTADNVDLKNPGFEEQLGAGRIDAYAAVVAAGGTALEPVAGFVVKNFQEETFINEPVQMINESSTTANVSYSWSFPGGSPSTSSAENPQVTYSAPGMYDVTLTVTDEGGTNSYTMEGAVNVQSVLPADILDYPFEEAIGATTISGHSGNNIPMFANRFSYPDDRVITGARFSFLRAIAGGPNSTLSVVVWDFNSEEEPGDVLYKQAYNLNDIEGSGSSTVPAYHDFVFDNPVDIPDDGNFYIGLEINYGTGDVVTVHHYLSNGLRTYLFFQDNWRSYNDAGGGNFDFTMLMFPVVADPALLPSGDFTQSADELCTTDELMLDASSYTQADMLQWETPGGNPESGTGETFTVVYPAAGEYMPTLRATNMVDVEKDGVTIPVGLRVSEEGFVRVGDCEGELIADFEADAITVPLGTTVQFTNLSQNATNYDWYFEGGDPLRSTETNPAVTFNKVGTFNVRLRSQAADGQTAVEIKDDYITVFAPGDDCFQAGKPFATPFSNFTFTAGGSVSGHNALNVSDYARRFSLEPGAAVNSVLYSFLSLDLDAGAESEMGVTVWSVGQDGTPGELLHIQYVPVATLIANTDIEGGNDEYTILLDESVTVPANGELYVGYRLQYDNMNEVAVNLGAIGSSSGAASGFVYQGGWLTYGGIGLPADLAIAVGGVEDANEVPVASFTLSDMTAFVGESIQLDATSSENTLVYEWSAPGGNLESDVQPVTSVSFDAPGTYEITLRVFGNCDSKFDEVVKSVTIEAPCSPAEVVYFRQGSAARKPIPDQYTDPSAALGLMDDNFVSLGFGGELIVRFNEKIANGEGDDIMVYETSKFGADGNCEDFPETVQVFASQDGQSYLYLGTVCQDGSVDLGELGWAQYVKFISITDKAAVPSGYGYDLDALMCLNGTTESTEMADLRSCVATEVVSYGQANKKNGGAIAPRRTNPHMALGMPQENNAYNFVSLGYGGSIELKLDYAVFDLEGNDLRVVESTFFGNTCDNYPETANVYAKGDVNDAYVLLGEVCHDGDVDLASGGLEWAQYIKIVDTTDPNGRIRSGNADGYDVDGVYCLPGGGEAMRAGVQALEELPNVAPNEEGFSISEIYPNPFNNELSISIVSDQDRKLPVKMYDMRGTLVMESELDLITGQSTYSVGAEKLPAGMYLLRLGQENDIVEQIKVIKK, encoded by the coding sequence ATGAGGAAACTTTATCTTTTCATTTTTCTCTTCATTTCCACCTCAATCTTACATGGAGTTCAGGCCCAAAAGGTCTACTTCCAGCCTAGTGAGGAAAACCTGGTGGAAAGGGGTGAAAACGAGCAACCAATTCAGGGGCTGCCTCAATATGCTGAGGACAGGCTTTTCGTGAAATTCGAAAACCTGGATAGAGTGGCTGTTGGAGAGTTCTCTAACAGAGCTGAAAAAAATGCCGTAATGGGTAAATCCAGTATGGCTAACAGGGTGGCTTCAACACTGGCTAATCCTGCCGTACTATCTTTTCAAAGAGCACTGCCTGGTGCAGAGTCTGCCGATGTGGCGGGTATCTATACCATTGCAGTGGATCAGAAAATGAGTACTGCCTCTGACTTGGTGTCAGAGCTGCAAAATGTACCCGGTGTAGTATACGCCGAGCGTGCGCCTATCTATTACAGTATGGAAGTGCCGAATGATCCTCTTGTAGGACTTCAGTACAGCCTTCCAGGTACGCATTCTTTCCGCGCTTTTGATGCCTTTACCGGCAGCGGTCGTATAGTAGTAGCTGTGGTGGATGATGCCGTGCTTACTTCTCACGAAGACCTGGCCGATAACATCTGGATCAACCCCGGTGAAACAGGGATGGACGCTGAGGGCAATGATAAGGCCTCTAACGGTATCGACGATGATGGTAACGGATATGTGGATGACTGGCGCGGATGGGATGCGGCTGATAATGATAACGATCCCAACCCTCCCATTACTCCTACCCCCGGACAGGGAAACCAGGCGCGCCCCGGATTCTTCTTCCACGGAACCTTTGTAGCAGGTATTGTTGGCGCAGTAACTGGTAACGGTATTGGTAAGGCGACTACCTCCTACAACCAGGTAGAGATCATGGCGGTAAAAGCGACCATCAACGAAACCACTAATGTTCGTTCACTTAATAACACCTTCGGTGCCGTACAGTATGCAGTAGCAGCCGGTGCCCAGGTGGTGAATATGTCATTCGGAGGTTCATCATTCTCCCAGGCCTACCAGGACCTGATTAATTATGGTACTTCCCAGGGAATGGTCTTCATTGCCGCGGCTGGTAATGATGGTGCCGATGTGGTCCAATATCCTGCGGCCTATGACAATGTGATTGCTGTAGCTAACACCACTTCTAATGATCTGCGTAGCGGATCGTCAAACTTTGGTGACTGGGTGGACATTGCAGCTCCCGGTAGCAGTGTATTAAGTACAGCGCCTAATCTTGATGACCCTAACGGTACCTACCAGTACAGTAGCGGTACTTCTTTCTCAAGCCCTCATGTAGCCAGCCTTACGGCCCTTGTTCTGGCTCAAAACCCCTCCCTAACTCCTGCAGAAGTTGAAGCGCTGCTGGAAAATACGGCTGATAATGTCGACCTGAAAAACCCTGGCTTCGAGGAGCAACTGGGAGCAGGAAGAATAGATGCCTATGCTGCCGTAGTAGCAGCAGGAGGAACAGCCCTGGAGCCGGTAGCCGGGTTTGTAGTGAAAAATTTCCAGGAGGAGACCTTTATAAACGAGCCCGTTCAGATGATCAATGAATCATCCACTACGGCTAATGTGAGTTATAGCTGGTCGTTCCCTGGTGGATCACCTTCTACTTCATCTGCAGAAAACCCTCAGGTGACCTATTCGGCTCCGGGTATGTACGATGTAACCCTTACCGTAACCGATGAGGGCGGAACCAACAGCTACACCATGGAAGGTGCGGTAAATGTACAGTCTGTACTTCCTGCCGACATCCTGGACTACCCATTTGAAGAAGCCATAGGGGCTACTACTATCAGCGGACACAGTGGCAATAACATTCCTATGTTTGCCAACCGCTTCAGCTACCCCGACGACCGCGTTATCACAGGCGCCCGTTTCTCATTCTTGCGTGCCATAGCTGGCGGCCCTAATTCTACACTTAGCGTAGTGGTTTGGGACTTCAACAGTGAGGAAGAGCCCGGTGATGTGCTTTATAAGCAAGCCTACAACCTCAATGATATAGAAGGCAGCGGCAGTAGCACAGTGCCTGCTTATCATGATTTTGTATTTGATAATCCTGTGGATATTCCGGATGACGGTAACTTCTACATTGGACTGGAAATAAACTACGGTACCGGTGATGTGGTGACTGTTCACCATTATCTCTCAAATGGTCTGCGTACCTACCTGTTCTTCCAGGACAACTGGCGCTCTTATAACGACGCGGGTGGAGGTAACTTCGACTTTACCATGCTTATGTTCCCTGTAGTGGCAGACCCTGCCCTGTTGCCTTCCGGTGATTTCACCCAGTCAGCAGACGAGCTGTGTACGACAGATGAGCTTATGCTCGATGCGTCTTCCTATACTCAGGCCGATATGCTTCAGTGGGAAACCCCTGGCGGAAACCCTGAATCAGGTACAGGAGAAACCTTTACAGTAGTATACCCTGCAGCCGGTGAATACATGCCTACACTCAGAGCTACTAATATGGTAGATGTGGAGAAAGATGGTGTGACCATCCCCGTCGGTCTCAGAGTGTCTGAGGAAGGCTTCGTTCGTGTAGGCGATTGTGAAGGTGAGCTTATTGCTGATTTTGAGGCAGATGCTATCACCGTTCCGCTCGGCACTACCGTTCAGTTCACCAACCTTTCTCAGAATGCTACCAATTATGACTGGTACTTTGAGGGAGGTGATCCCCTGAGATCTACAGAGACAAACCCTGCTGTTACCTTTAATAAGGTAGGAACATTCAACGTACGTCTGCGCTCACAGGCAGCAGATGGACAGACCGCAGTGGAGATCAAAGATGACTACATCACTGTATTTGCTCCTGGTGACGACTGCTTCCAGGCTGGTAAGCCGTTTGCCACCCCTTTCAGTAACTTTACGTTCACTGCAGGAGGTAGCGTTTCCGGTCACAATGCCCTCAACGTTTCCGATTATGCCCGTCGCTTCTCTCTGGAGCCCGGCGCAGCCGTAAACAGCGTACTTTATTCATTCCTCAGCCTGGACCTGGATGCCGGCGCTGAAAGCGAAATGGGTGTGACAGTGTGGAGTGTAGGCCAAGATGGTACCCCTGGCGAATTGCTGCATATTCAGTATGTGCCCGTCGCTACCCTTATTGCCAATACTGATATAGAAGGCGGTAATGATGAGTATACTATCCTTCTGGACGAGTCTGTAACCGTTCCTGCAAATGGAGAACTATACGTAGGATACCGCCTGCAGTACGATAATATGAACGAAGTTGCTGTAAACCTGGGTGCCATTGGCAGTTCTTCAGGCGCAGCAAGTGGTTTTGTATATCAGGGCGGATGGCTAACCTATGGGGGTATCGGCCTTCCTGCTGACCTGGCTATTGCCGTAGGTGGTGTGGAAGATGCTAATGAGGTACCCGTTGCTTCATTCACCCTGAGTGATATGACAGCCTTCGTAGGTGAGTCTATTCAACTTGACGCTACAAGTAGTGAAAATACACTTGTATACGAATGGAGCGCACCAGGTGGTAACCTGGAGTCTGACGTACAGCCAGTAACTTCAGTAAGTTTCGATGCTCCCGGTACGTATGAGATTACACTGCGCGTATTTGGCAACTGTGATAGCAAGTTTGACGAAGTGGTCAAATCGGTTACCATCGAAGCCCCCTGTTCTCCTGCCGAAGTAGTTTACTTCCGTCAGGGTTCCGCAGCACGCAAGCCTATACCTGATCAGTATACTGACCCCTCCGCAGCATTAGGTCTGATGGACGACAACTTTGTGTCCCTTGGATTCGGTGGAGAGCTGATAGTGAGATTCAACGAGAAAATTGCTAACGGCGAAGGCGACGACATCATGGTATATGAAACCTCCAAGTTCGGAGCCGATGGCAATTGTGAAGACTTCCCCGAGACTGTCCAGGTATTTGCCTCACAGGACGGTCAGTCTTACCTCTACCTGGGTACCGTATGCCAGGACGGCAGCGTAGACCTCGGTGAATTAGGCTGGGCTCAGTACGTGAAGTTCATCAGCATCACAGATAAAGCCGCTGTTCCTAGTGGATACGGTTATGACCTGGATGCCCTCATGTGCCTCAACGGTACTACTGAGTCTACCGAAATGGCCGACCTGCGCTCTTGTGTCGCTACAGAAGTAGTAAGCTACGGACAGGCTAACAAGAAGAACGGCGGAGCCATCGCCCCCCGTCGTACAAACCCTCACATGGCACTGGGAATGCCCCAGGAGAATAACGCCTATAATTTCGTATCGCTTGGTTACGGTGGTTCTATTGAACTGAAACTGGACTATGCAGTATTCGATCTAGAGGGCAATGACCTCCGCGTAGTGGAGAGTACCTTCTTTGGTAATACCTGCGATAACTACCCTGAAACAGCCAATGTGTATGCTAAGGGTGATGTGAATGATGCCTATGTCCTGCTTGGTGAAGTATGTCACGATGGTGATGTGGACCTTGCCAGTGGCGGACTTGAGTGGGCGCAGTATATCAAGATCGTAGATACTACCGACCCTAACGGACGTATTCGCAGTGGCAATGCCGATGGATATGACGTAGATGGTGTATACTGTCTGCCTGGTGGCGGAGAGGCCATGCGTGCCGGTGTTCAGGCTCTCGAAGAATTGCCTAACGTGGCACCTAACGAAGAAGGTTTCTCTATCAGTGAGATTTATCCCAACCCTTTCAATAATGAGCTAAGTATCAGTATTGTATCTGATCAGGACCGTAAGCTTCCTGTTAAAATGTACGATATGAGAGGCACACTTGTTATGGAAAGTGAACTAGACCTTATCACCGGACAATCTACCTACTCCGTAGGTGCGGAAAAACTTCCTGCCGGTATGTATCTGCTGCGCCTTGGCCAGGAGAATGACATAGTGGAGCAGATCAAGGTGATTAAGAAATAA
- a CDS encoding glycosyltransferase family 2 protein, producing the protein MLKVVSGRPDVVVIIPAFNEENSVGKVVRDIPAGLVREVVVVNNASTDQTRRSATEAGATVIDQPQKGYGIACLTGMAYVEKMGRKPDIIVFVDADYSDHPEEMPALIAPISQGNADMVIGSRALGQREKGSMTPQQVFGNWLATSLLRWLYGTRFSDLGPFRAIRYSSLLRLGMADKNYGWTVEMQLKAARKNLRCTEIPVTYRKRIGKSKVSGTVKGTVMAGYKILYTIAKYL; encoded by the coding sequence TTGCTGAAAGTGGTAAGTGGCCGGCCCGATGTGGTAGTAATCATTCCGGCTTTTAACGAGGAGAATTCTGTAGGGAAGGTGGTGCGTGATATTCCTGCCGGACTGGTACGGGAGGTAGTAGTGGTAAACAATGCCTCTACGGATCAGACCAGAAGATCAGCCACAGAAGCAGGGGCGACGGTAATAGACCAGCCTCAGAAGGGATACGGAATTGCCTGCCTTACCGGCATGGCCTATGTGGAAAAGATGGGCAGGAAGCCGGATATAATTGTGTTCGTAGATGCTGATTACAGTGACCATCCTGAAGAGATGCCGGCCCTTATAGCGCCGATTTCACAAGGTAATGCTGACATGGTGATTGGCTCACGGGCTTTAGGGCAGCGCGAGAAAGGGTCTATGACACCTCAGCAGGTATTTGGAAACTGGCTGGCAACCAGCCTGCTACGTTGGCTATATGGCACCAGATTTAGTGACCTGGGTCCGTTCCGGGCCATTCGCTACAGCTCTCTGCTAAGGCTGGGGATGGCTGACAAAAACTATGGATGGACGGTAGAAATGCAGCTTAAGGCGGCCAGGAAGAACCTTCGATGCACGGAAATACCTGTCACCTACCGAAAACGTATAGGAAAATCGAAGGTATCCGGCACGGTAAAAGGAACGGTCATGGCAGGCTATAAAATACTTTATACCATTGCTAAATATCTGTAA
- a CDS encoding cellulose synthase family protein, whose product MEYIVVTGYLLALTYICAFSLGQLHLTYLYLKGKKIPTHPPLLPEEWPVVTVQLPVYNEKYVVERLIDCVASFDYPTDKLEIQVLDDSTDETTELIAERIKYWQARGVEIHLVRRPDRKGFKAGALQYGLERAKGQFIAIFDADFLPQKGFLKSTIPYFNNENTGVVQTRWGHINETFSLFTRLQAFGLNAHFSIEQSGRSQAGSFINFNGTAGVWRKHCIVDAGGWSDDTLTEDLDLSYRAQFRGWHFEYLEKVVSPAELPVLMSSIKSQQYRWNKGAAETARKNIKKLWRSSLPLTNKLHAFFHLFNSSIFLAVLLSALFSIPMLFVKAGNPTLNFLFDLGTVFLAGFFAIGFFYWVAVKNTLAPGFSGGWQSMGYYVRYFPLFLTVSMGLSLHNTIAVLEGLAGIRTPFIRTPKFNVSNKKDSLRKNIYVKNNLTMSTVTEGLLGLYFLFGVAAGFYLKDYGLLLFHLMLSGGFMTVFYQSIRKVNYAAG is encoded by the coding sequence ATGGAATATATCGTTGTTACGGGATATTTACTGGCGCTTACTTATATATGTGCCTTCAGCCTGGGCCAGCTACACCTGACCTATCTGTACCTGAAGGGCAAAAAAATACCGACTCATCCCCCACTTCTGCCTGAGGAATGGCCAGTAGTAACGGTACAGCTACCTGTTTACAATGAGAAATATGTAGTGGAAAGGCTAATCGATTGCGTGGCTTCATTTGATTACCCTACAGACAAGCTGGAGATTCAGGTGCTGGATGACAGTACAGATGAAACTACTGAACTAATTGCTGAACGGATAAAATACTGGCAGGCCAGAGGGGTGGAGATTCACCTTGTACGTCGCCCGGACCGTAAGGGCTTTAAAGCCGGAGCCCTGCAATATGGCCTGGAAAGGGCAAAAGGGCAGTTTATCGCGATATTTGACGCGGATTTTCTACCGCAAAAAGGCTTTTTGAAAAGCACTATCCCGTATTTTAATAATGAAAATACAGGGGTAGTTCAGACAAGGTGGGGGCATATCAATGAGACGTTCAGCTTGTTTACGCGTCTGCAGGCCTTCGGGCTGAACGCGCATTTTTCTATAGAACAAAGCGGACGCAGCCAGGCGGGTAGTTTTATTAACTTTAACGGCACGGCCGGTGTGTGGCGCAAGCACTGTATTGTAGATGCGGGGGGCTGGAGCGATGACACGCTCACTGAAGACCTTGACCTGAGTTATCGCGCTCAGTTCAGAGGGTGGCACTTCGAATACCTTGAAAAGGTGGTATCTCCTGCAGAACTGCCTGTACTTATGTCGAGCATAAAAAGCCAGCAGTACAGGTGGAATAAAGGGGCAGCGGAGACTGCCCGGAAGAACATTAAGAAGCTATGGCGATCCTCATTGCCTCTGACCAACAAACTGCATGCTTTTTTCCATCTGTTTAATAGCTCGATCTTTCTGGCAGTCCTGCTTTCAGCGCTATTCAGCATCCCCATGCTATTTGTCAAGGCGGGTAACCCTACGCTGAATTTTCTTTTTGATCTGGGTACGGTATTTCTGGCGGGATTCTTTGCCATCGGTTTCTTTTATTGGGTGGCGGTAAAAAACACCCTGGCGCCCGGCTTTTCAGGAGGCTGGCAATCGATGGGCTATTACGTGCGCTACTTTCCTTTATTCCTTACTGTGAGTATGGGGCTTAGCCTGCACAATACTATTGCGGTACTCGAAGGATTGGCGGGTATACGCACTCCTTTTATCAGAACACCTAAGTTTAATGTTTCTAATAAAAAGGACTCCCTCAGAAAAAATATCTATGTCAAAAATAACCTCACTATGAGCACTGTAACTGAGGGTTTACTTGGTTTATACTTCCTCTTTGGCGTAGCTGCCGGTTTTTATCTCAAGGATTATGGCCTGCTTTTGTTTCACCTGATGCTCTCCGGGGGATTCATGACTGTATTCTACCAAAGCATACGAAAAGTAAATTATGCAGCAGGGTAG
- a CDS encoding 4Fe-4S binding protein, producing the protein MKAIENTGLILYLAAFGLFAGLFFAGDYRLTDELVREAIRDEKQQTRFIENASFMMEQIYEDKFGFISDLNKAFASANTRISEDFAIKQGEVETIIAAASREGPLTFSLSEAQKGLEGDEHTLAFKQKILSDYGGWLDGRSYSTPDGLRSNLQETVDNINRDIVKQRGFNRYTKKRLVLTLTRRATVGLVTEHTTLLFILTFVVASMGGLLYNLPKLQTTEPGIQNDGIFFSKMKNRGWLGIATGTFLILFYVLLYFYPEYMTNWIILADPLSNLLNGGEASEFFLYGFIYTLCILVMGVRMLIRYRHSRYHIIRTLSVMFFQTAFAFLIPEVLVRLNYPYYDFKNIWPLDYDFFFSSSLNQLIEGGTLGMFMLVWGIILIIIAVPLFVFFFGKRWYCSWVCGCGGLAETLGDPYRQLSDKSLVAWKIERWTVHGVLVLAVVMTAGVLYTFFTGASTLLGISTYTISEWYGFAIGAMFAGVVGTGFYPFMGNRVWCRFGCPLAAYLGIVQRFRSRFRITTNGGQCISCGNCSTYCEMGIDVRWYAQRGQNIIRSSCVGCGVCASVCPRGVLKLENDDHSNRFDSPILIGNDSVRISE; encoded by the coding sequence ATGAAGGCAATTGAAAACACCGGACTTATTCTTTACCTGGCTGCCTTTGGGCTGTTTGCAGGACTGTTTTTCGCAGGGGACTACAGGCTTACTGATGAACTGGTAAGGGAGGCGATAAGGGATGAAAAGCAACAAACCCGATTCATAGAGAACGCTTCCTTTATGATGGAGCAAATCTATGAAGATAAATTCGGCTTCATCTCTGACCTGAATAAAGCATTTGCCTCGGCCAATACTCGTATCAGCGAAGACTTTGCGATCAAGCAGGGAGAGGTTGAAACCATCATAGCCGCCGCCTCACGGGAGGGTCCGCTTACCTTTTCGCTAAGTGAGGCTCAAAAGGGTCTGGAGGGTGATGAACATACGCTGGCCTTTAAGCAGAAGATCCTCTCAGACTATGGGGGCTGGCTGGATGGCAGGTCGTACAGCACGCCTGACGGTCTTCGCAGCAACCTGCAGGAGACAGTAGATAACATCAATCGAGACATCGTAAAGCAGCGGGGATTTAACCGGTACACGAAAAAGCGACTGGTGCTGACCCTTACGCGCAGGGCTACGGTGGGGCTGGTTACGGAACATACTACCTTACTATTCATTCTGACATTCGTAGTTGCCTCTATGGGGGGGCTGCTGTATAATTTGCCGAAGCTGCAAACCACTGAACCGGGTATTCAAAACGATGGCATTTTCTTCAGTAAAATGAAAAACCGGGGTTGGCTTGGTATTGCTACAGGCACGTTCCTTATTCTCTTTTATGTACTCCTCTATTTCTACCCGGAGTATATGACTAACTGGATTATCCTGGCTGATCCGCTTAGTAACTTGCTTAATGGCGGCGAAGCTTCTGAGTTTTTCCTTTATGGGTTCATCTATACTCTGTGCATACTTGTCATGGGGGTGCGAATGCTAATCAGGTACAGGCATAGCCGATACCATATCATCCGTACGCTATCGGTGATGTTCTTTCAGACAGCTTTTGCGTTTCTCATACCGGAGGTGCTTGTACGTCTGAACTACCCTTACTATGACTTTAAGAATATCTGGCCACTGGACTATGATTTCTTCTTCAGCTCCAGCCTTAACCAACTAATAGAGGGTGGTACGCTGGGCATGTTCATGCTGGTATGGGGTATTATCCTGATTATTATCGCTGTACCGCTGTTTGTGTTCTTTTTCGGCAAAAGGTGGTACTGCTCATGGGTTTGCGGCTGTGGCGGCCTTGCGGAGACCCTTGGGGATCCCTACCGGCAGCTTAGTGACAAATCTTTAGTTGCGTGGAAAATAGAACGGTGGACTGTACATGGCGTTCTCGTACTGGCAGTGGTCATGACAGCAGGTGTGCTATACACCTTTTTTACGGGAGCCTCGACGCTGTTGGGCATTAGTACCTACACGATCAGCGAGTGGTATGGCTTTGCGATAGGGGCCATGTTTGCCGGCGTGGTGGGGACGGGTTTTTACCCCTTTATGGGCAACCGGGTGTGGTGTCGTTTCGGATGTCCACTTGCTGCCTACCTGGGTATTGTGCAGCGTTTCAGAAGCCGGTTCCGCATTACTACTAACGGAGGGCAATGTATCTCATGCGGCAACTGCAGCACTTACTGCGAAATGGGTATAGATGTACGCTGGTACGCTCAGCGCGGCCAGAATATCATCCGGTCGAGTTGTGTAGGGTGTGGCGTATGTGCCAGCGTTTGCCCGCGGGGTGTGCTTAAGCTGGAAAATGACGACCATAGCAACCGTTTCGACTCTCCTATTCTTATAGGCAATGACTCTGTACGCATATCTGAGTAA
- a CDS encoding NAD(P)/FAD-dependent oxidoreductase: MENIVIIGNGISGITCARHIRKHSRHRITVISSETKYFYSRTALMYIYMGHMTYEHTKPYEDDFWEDNRITLVQAHVRDVDTDARLLETEEGDHISFDKLVIATGSAPRLGGWRGEGLKGVQGLYGMPDLEKMEKYTKGIERAVIVGGGLIGVEMAEMLLTRNIGVTMLVREKAYWAGVLPPEEAEMVSRHLVKHHVDLRLETELGEILADAEERVEAVVTTAGDKIPCRFAGLTIGVQPNIRFLQNSGIETDRGVLVNEYFETNIPGIYSIGDCVQYRTPPDGRKAVEQIWYTGRMHGETLAMTLSGSKTAYRPGIFFNSAKFFAIEYQVYGDPKASLAAGHKSVYWEHAGGEKSIRITYHPETGQVSSFNLMGIRYRHAVCDRWIRTGTPVYTVLKHLEEANFDPEFHGNYEQEVRKVYNKAPYKGEVVPVKRKSKNLVARLFG, encoded by the coding sequence ATGGAAAATATTGTTATCATCGGCAACGGAATCAGTGGTATAACCTGTGCCCGGCATATTAGAAAGCATAGTCGCCACAGGATTACGGTGATCTCCTCCGAGACCAAATACTTTTACAGCCGTACGGCCCTCATGTATATTTATATGGGCCACATGACGTATGAGCATACTAAGCCGTACGAGGATGATTTTTGGGAAGACAACCGCATCACACTGGTACAGGCACATGTCAGGGATGTGGACACGGATGCCCGCCTGCTGGAAACCGAAGAGGGAGACCATATCTCTTTTGACAAGCTTGTGATTGCCACAGGCTCTGCACCGAGGCTGGGGGGCTGGCGGGGTGAAGGACTCAAAGGTGTACAGGGTCTGTACGGCATGCCTGACCTGGAAAAGATGGAAAAGTACACGAAAGGAATAGAGCGGGCAGTCATAGTAGGCGGAGGACTGATAGGTGTGGAGATGGCTGAAATGCTCCTCACCAGGAATATCGGGGTGACCATGCTGGTAAGGGAAAAAGCCTACTGGGCAGGTGTACTACCTCCTGAAGAAGCCGAAATGGTATCCCGCCATTTGGTGAAACATCATGTGGACCTGAGACTTGAAACGGAGTTAGGGGAAATCCTGGCTGATGCTGAGGAGCGGGTGGAAGCCGTAGTCACTACGGCTGGGGACAAAATACCGTGCCGGTTTGCAGGGCTTACAATCGGTGTGCAGCCAAACATCCGGTTTCTGCAAAACAGTGGCATAGAAACGGACCGCGGGGTGCTGGTGAATGAATACTTTGAAACCAACATACCCGGCATCTATTCCATAGGTGATTGTGTGCAATACCGTACTCCACCAGATGGCAGGAAAGCAGTGGAGCAGATCTGGTATACGGGACGCATGCACGGAGAAACGCTTGCCATGACGCTGAGCGGCAGCAAGACTGCTTACAGGCCGGGTATATTTTTTAACTCCGCTAAGTTCTTCGCGATCGAGTACCAGGTATATGGAGACCCCAAGGCCAGCCTGGCGGCAGGGCATAAATCGGTCTATTGGGAACACGCTGGGGGAGAAAAGTCTATTCGGATTACTTACCACCCGGAAACGGGACAGGTGAGCTCCTTTAACCTGATGGGTATACGCTACCGCCATGCAGTCTGTGACCGCTGGATAAGGACAGGCACTCCTGTTTATACCGTATTAAAGCACCTTGAAGAGGCTAATTTTGACCCTGAGTTTCATGGGAACTATGAGCAGGAGGTAAGGAAGGTCTACAATAAGGCTCCCTATAAAGGGGAGGTAGTGCCCGTAAAACGCAAAAGCAAAAACCTGGTAGCCAGACTATTCGGATGA